From Carya illinoinensis cultivar Pawnee chromosome 5, C.illinoinensisPawnee_v1, whole genome shotgun sequence, one genomic window encodes:
- the LOC122310269 gene encoding uncharacterized protein LOC122310269 has protein sequence QSSSRPPLFCGDNYSFWKVRMRIFLQAQGREIWKCIVNGPYIPTKVVGGVKVKKEEEEFDREDDRLYTLNLTAMNLLYNALNGNEFNRIMNCATAKEIWDNLEVTYEGTSQVKESKIYILTHEYEMFKMNDDESISSMHTRFTNIINSLTALGKVYSKVEIVRKILNSLPKRWESKVTAILEARDLKKLEVNELIGSLITMKSSTRKNKWFLDSGCSRHMTGDKTKFFDLRSKEEGHVTFGDNSKGKIVGIGKIGNESSLIIEDVLLVEGLKHNLLSISQLCDKGFTVTFKMDKCIILNDHDCNICFIAFRNNNVYTIDFEEITSQDAICLSAQNETSWLWHRRLGHANMELISKLSKNDLVRGLPKTYFLKDKICDACQFGKQTKTSFKTKKHISTTRPLQLIHMDLFGPNRVASLGGKYYAFVIVDDFSRYTWVIFLAHKDEAHNAFTKLCKRIQNEKGYTISSIRSDRGKEFVNKNIETFCDENGFIHNFSAPRTPQQNGVVERKNRSLQEMARTMLNENNLPSYFWAEAVSTACYVINRVMLRSKLDKTPYELWNEKKPNIGYFHVFGCKCFILNDRDNLGKFDAKSDEGIFLGYSTNSKAYRVFNKKTLTVQESMHVVFDEQIEPKNIDDALLDESWILAMQEELNQFERNDVWTLVPRPKNYTIIGTKWVFRNKKDESGVITRNKARLVAQGFNQEEGIDYDETYAPVARLEAIRMLLAYACYKDFKLFQMDVKSAFLNGFINEEVYVEQPPGFENHISPNHVFKLTKALYGLKQAPRAWYERLSGFLIEKGFSREKIDTTLFIKYENDDILLIQIYVDDIIFGATNENMCQVFAKTMQEEFEMSMMGELTFFLGLQIKQAKSGTFINQSKYIKELLKKFGMENAKEIGTPMSPSTKLDKDESGKPVDSKIYRGMIGSLLYLTASRPDIMFSVCLCARFQSSPKESHLIAVKRILRYLSGTINLGLWYPKHTSFDLISYTDADYAGCKIDRKSTSGACHFLGHALVSWFSKKQNSVALSTTEAEYVAAGSCCAQVLYMKQQLEDFKLMYNHIPIKCDNTSAINLSKNPIQHSRTKHIEIRYHFLRDHVQKGDIMLEFTNTHDQLADIFTK, from the exons caatctagtagtcggcctccactcttttgtggagataattactcattctggaaagttagaatgagaatatttcttcaagctcaaggtagagaaatatggaaatgtattgtaaatggaccttatattccaacaaaagtggttggtggagtaaaggtcaaaaaggaagaagaagagtttgatcgtgaagacgatagactttatactttaaatttaactgctatgaatttattatataatgctcttaatggaaatgagtttaatagaataatgaattgcgctacggcaaaggaaatttgggataacttggaagtaacctatgaaggaacttcgcaagtcaaggaatcaaaaatttatattcttactcatgaatatgaaatgtttaagatgaatgatgatgaatctatttctagtatgcacactcgttttactaacatcataaacagcttgacagctcttggcaaagtttattccaaggtggagatagtaagaaaaattctcaactctttaccaaaacgttgggaatcaaaagttacagcgattcttgaagctagagacctcaagaagctcgaagtcaatgaactcatcgggtcacttatcacc atgaagtcatccacaagaaaaaataagtggtttttagatagtggatgttcaagacacatgacgggagacaagactaagttctttgatcttagatctaaagaagaaggacacgtgacatttggagacaactcgaaaggaaagatcgtgggaataggtaaaattggtaatgaatcttctctcataattgaagatgttctacttgttgaaggtttaaaacataatcttttgagcataagtcaattatgtgataaaggatttacagttacttttaaaatggataaatgcattattttgaatgatcatgattgtaatatttgttttattgcttttagaaacaataatgtttatacaattgattttgaagaaattacctcacaagatgctatttgcttgtcagctcaaaatgaaactagttggttatggcatagaagattaggtcatgccaacatggaacttatttccaaactttcaaaaaatgatcttgtgagaggtttaccaaaaacatattttcttaaagacaaaatttgtgatgcatgtcaatttggtaaacaaacaaaaacttcttttaaaactaagaaacatatttccactactagaccattgcaactgatacacatggatctttttggaccaaatagagttgcaagtctaggaggaaaatattatgcatttgttattgttgatgatttctctagatatacttgggtcatctttcttgctcataaagatgaggcacataatgcctttaccaagttatgcaagagaattcaaaatgaaaagggctatactatttcaagtatccgaagtgataggggaaaagagtttgttaataaaaatattgaaacattttgtgatgaaaacggttttattcataatttttctgctcctcgaactcctcaacaaaatggggtagtagagaggaaaaatagatctcttcaagagatggcaagaacaatgctcaatgagaacaacttgcctagttatttttgggccgaagcggtaagtactgcatgttatgttataaatagagttatgttaaggtctaaattagataaaaccccctatgagctttggaatgagaaaaagcccaacattggttactttcatgtatttggatgcaaatgttttattttgaatgacagagataatttaggcaagtttgatgcaaaatctgatgaaggtatttttctcgggtattctactaatagtaaagcttatagagtattcaacaaaaagactttaactgtacaagaatctatgcatgtagtatttgatgaa caaattgaacccaaaaatattgatgacgcacttcttgatgaatcttggattctagctatgcaagaagagttgaatcaatttgaaagaaatgatgtttggacacttgttcctagacccaaaaattatactattattggaacaaaatgggtttttagaaacaagaaagatgagtctggagtcattactagaaataaggctcgacttgtagcccaaggttttaatcaagaagaaggaatcgattatgatgagacatatgcacctgtcgcaagattagaagctattcgaatgctacttgcatatgcttgttataaagatttcaaactttttcaaatggatgttaaaagtgctttcttaaatggttttataaatgaagaggtatatgttgagcaacctccaggttttgaaaatcatatttccccaaatcatgttttcaaactcacaaaagcactatatggacttaaacaagctcctagagcttggtacgagagactcagtggtttcttgattgaaaaaggtttttcaagagaaaaaatcgacacaactcttttcattaaatatgaaaatgatgatattcttttgattcagatttatgttgatgatataatattcggtgctactaatgaaaatatgtgtcaagtttttgctaagactatgcaggaagaatttgagatgagcatgatgggtgaacttacattctttctcggattgcaaattaagcaagcaaaaagtgggacattcatcaatcaatcaaaatatattaaggaattactgaagaagtttgggatggaaaatgctaaggaaattggaacaccaatgagcccatcaactaaacttgataaagatgaatccggtaagccagttgactcgaagatatatcgaggtatgattggtagcttattatatttaacagccagtagaccagatattatgtttagtgtgtgcttatgtgcacgttttcaatcatctccaaaagaatcacatttaattgcagttaagcgcattcttagatatcttagtggtacaattaacctagggttatggtaccctaagcacacatctttcgatttaatcagctacacagatgcagattatgctggctgtaaaatagatcgaaaaagcactagtggagcatgccatttcttaggtcatgcattagtttcctggtttagtaaaaaacaaaattctgttgcactatctactactgaggcagaatatgttgctgcgggtagttgttgtgctcaagttctctacatgaagcaacaacttgaagattttaaactcatgtataatcacattccaatcaaatgtgataatacaagtgctataaatctttcaaagaacccaatacaacattctagaactaagcatattgaaataaggtatcattttcttcgagatcatgtgcaaaaaggtgatataatgttagagttcacaaacacacacgatcagttagcagatattttcacaaaa